tcgttaaagtagtaaatgacttgcgggtaaatgcagacagaggccatttatctgttctcatcctcttagatctgagtgctgcatttgacaccattgatcacaacattcttagaaatcgccttagtcagtggatgggtctctctggcagggtcctaaattggtttgaatcttacctggcaggtagaaaattctttgttagttgtggtaatacttcaaagacacatgatatccgatatggtgttccacaaggctctatcctgggttcgCTGCTCTTtatgatttacatgcttccgttaggtcagatttaattatctcggggcataacgtgagctacactcagctgtatttatcaatagcacctgacacaatgtctcacttgtgtttccgaatagatgagtagtaattttctcaaactaattaaggagaaaacagaaattttagtgattggcaataatggatataatgaggttattagaaataaacttgatgcattaggattaaaagtcaagatggaggtaaagaatataggggtaactattgactctgacctgaattttaattcacatattaaacagattactaggacagcattttttcacttaagaaatatagcaaaagttagacctcttataacattgcaagatgctgaaaaattagttcatgcttttgttttagtcggcaagattactgtaatacactcctctcaggactacccaaaaaagacatcaatcaattgcaactagtgcagaaaacagctgctagaatcttaactcggaaacgaaaatccaagcacatcaccccagttttgatgtcactacactggttacctgtgtcatttagaattcactataaaatactgcttatggtttagaaagccttaaataatctcgctccatcttatatatcggaatgtcttacaccttatctccaaatcgtaaccttagatcttcaaatgagtgtctacttagaattctaagagctaaatttaaaaaaagtggtgaggcggccttctgctgttatgcaccaaaaatatgGAATAGCTTACTTATAGAAACTctgcaggctaatacagtggagcactttaaaacactgctgaaaacacattactataacatggctttctcatagcttcatcttagtttaatcctgatgctctgtatattcaattaattatcattattattcatagtggctccaaaatccgtactaactcctactttctcttctgttctttttctggttttctgtggtggtgatctgcgccatcaccacctaatcaaagcaccgtgatgtccttacattgatggattaaaggccagaagtccacatgaccgtcatcatcaaattcttccatgagaaccctgaatacaataaggactgattgaggtcattaatcttaggtaaaatgcccagaggtgactggttggtctcgtggcctggaacccctgcagattttatttttttctccagccatctggaggttttttttttgttttttctgtcctccctggccattggaccttacttttattctgtgttaattaatgttccctaattttaattaatgttgccttttttctctttcttcatcatgtaaagcactttgagctacattgtttgtatgaaaatgttctatagaaataaatgttgttttcacataaagacgtgctaaaacagaggtgaactcagttgaggatgagggttctacatcggagaaagataACAGAAGCCCACCCCACAAGAAACgcccactcacatataagaacaatgcaccTTCAGATGGctctgtttggatgcagcaacatgTCAGGTGTCATCTTGCCAGTCAATTTGCCACATgcgtgtccttcaaagaaaaagcagggcttacagagcttgccaaggtatcgtgAAAAGTCttgtttgtaattatgttttgtgatggtctttatatgaaaaacatttatttgttacttatataaaagccacatcaaatgttgtttacctatatttatctacttatcttcctacagtgtgaAGTCGTAAGTAGACTGCAGAGCATCGATAGGGGCATGCCGACAAAGTACAGGTATAATGCTATGAAAAGtgcatgctgacacttcagtatgtgagcaatggtatgagaatgcagtcacacttctttttttgggcacatacaccatccagatctaaacactagcctGGAGAGTCACTCATGTACTGAAGAGTTTATAGCTGCTgttgcacttttgccatcactgtactttgtcagcgtgcccatgtcgatcaaacacaggaagctcttgTGGACAAAAGTCGAGAACAACtgcaggcagacaccaataaaaaagtataaaagcaatttcagttatttttggtGGCAGAGAGACTCTTACATTTcagataataattttttttctttctcagtttgcagtctacttgtgactttatgctgtaggaagataagtaaataaatcgaggtaaataggtaaataacattcagtgtggcttttatataagtaacattaaaatgttttttatgtaataaCCATCAGAATACATAATcaaaaacaggactttgcacaaatcaaaaaaaaatattcaaatgacaacacatgttcaaatggcatagtgtTTTTTTTGATCTTGCCTGTATTCCACTCTGTCTGTATTTTCAGTATCATGCATTATAACACGGAGTACAGGCAAGATCTggcatagcgttttcaaataatGATGTGTGCGTGCGCGAGAGAGGCAGAGACGGATtcaatctcattcaagtggttactggaatataaaataaatactttgcaaaggtataatgaaacaagtgtgcttttattcaaaaataaagctgaataacaAAGAATTCAAGCGACAACAAGATactaagaagacatgattcaccagcgtttgtgtgtctggttCTACCCCTTCAGCTATATCTTTTACAGgttgcaaaattttacaccagctgttacagactgaaatgaaaggcttcttctttttgggtgctTACACTGTCAGCACAgcactgtcagatctaaacaatAGCGTGACGAATtgcttgtgtactgaagtgacgttagctgcaggtggaaggtgtggtgccaagcagagttgcgttgTGGTGcagagcagtctattagccagttaAAGTGCTGTGTAGAAGCTGTCTGCTGCtacagtcctgcctttgtccagtctgatagtggtcatgGGACATTGTATCATTGATTgccagtataacaaaaatagttctgagcaggcatcagccacagagCTGCTCtggtgaggcttttgctgtattttttaataaaaaatttaatgatattagaaataatataaatgccatcaactgaaagagggagaggcaagtttgatGTACCACGtcaacgtcactgagagaataaaactgaataataaaaaaacaagcactaacttttacaagtagccaaaatttacaccgggtgttacagactcaaatcaaatgtttttattatattatagtaataataatagcagctcactactcaaaacacagagcgCCCGATCTTGAACCCAGGACCTtcaggttataaggcagcagtttttACCTCTGTCTATTCAAGAATACatgtttttaacttattgacagccacatgtaaatcaaatattttttctttggttatattcctgactaaaagtgcacatgtttatttaatatttggactaacgtcttcacacattatacacttcacgtcattactagtataacattgaaaaagtttctgttttaggtatgtgttcagtatttcttgcctcacatttcctttcatcctacacttacacagattgttgtagacacaaaacacacatgaaatatatctATTGCAAATAATgacatattatttaccctatacagctctagACACCTCACACCATGATAAAGAAacttgaactgggagaagttcGCAACTGACTTCAGCTCCTTCAGGGTGTGggtatgggatagcaggctgcttgttacttgtgctgatcgacacatttgcaaaataaaaggcactgatggaaaggtgcaaagcaatttaaggtggcccgggattacatgTTTTTTCGTTGGCTTCAGGAATTATAGTGTTAACCTCAGGACACTAACCAAATAGTTTAGATTAAGGTTAGgattaaaattttagaattagGTAAAACAAGTTTTTAAGATTAGGGAAGGAAAGGTAAGTTTAATATTAGggattggaaaaaaataattggtCCCATCCAGTGATTTTAAGTTTAGAGTTTTGGACAGTCTAAAATCAaacctgaatatttttaattaaattaagattACAGCTAGTAGAGGGTTATTTGAAtgaagtcaagtaaaccaagtgacaaaaacctGGATACCAGCTGTCCAGTGGAGCTCCTGAATCGTGAAGCAACAGAGGTCTGTAGCTGCACACATATCTAAAAAAAAGGAACCAGGGATCTCAGGTTCAGAAATGAGATGGAACAGGATCAGGAAGAAGATGTTTTAGGGCAGCAGTGACATATTTATTCCCATTAaccaaaaagtaaaacattgtagtaaaaaaaatctgtcagtTTGATAAATGTCAAGATTATAAAAACACTAATCGTGAAAGTCATATGCCAAACCCAGGCACAACACAGAATCATGGTAGCATAACATGTGTGGAGTAACACAATACCAAAATTAATGCACGACAAAAATAAAGGACTGTTCTTTTACAATCGAATGTTTGTGTCTGCCTTCGATTGAGATTTTTTTATACAGTCTTGAATTAATTCAAACAGTGATATTAGTTTGGAGAGCTGTGGTTAGGATCCATCTTTTTTCATCTATTCTTATAGAGTTGTGATTCTGttacattttccttttaaaatcagttgtactcattttaaatatttttttatttcagcaaaaCAATGTTTGCAAAAAAGAATCTATCCTCTGAACTATTTGAAACTGTAAATTattaacatccatccacccattatccaacccgctatatcctaactacaaggttaAGGGGGTCTAccggagccaaacccagccaacacagggtgcaaggcaggaaacaaaccccgggcagggcgccagctcacctcagggcacacataccaaacacacacacaccaagcacacactagggacaatttagaatcggcaatgcacctaacctgcatgtctttggactgtgggaggaaaccggaacacccggaggaaacccatacagacacggggagaacatgcaagggaggacccggaaagcaaacccaggtcacctaactgcgaggcagcagcactacccactgcaccaccgtcctgccaattattaacattttttagtAATTATGACATAGCGCTTTTGATTGTGAGTAAGCTCCAGGGAGCAAATTCTTACAACTCTTTTGCATCCTTCCAACTTCTTTCTTTGTAATGGCTCTAATCACCTCCCTGGTGAGGGACTTCCCAGAAGACAACCATGAAATAAATACCTACATCTGCAGTGCGTCTTCATTCATTTCTCATTAATCAGGGGCTGAAAGATTGGTAAGTACATATTATTTACCATTGTTTAATCttcctcttttggctgctcccgttaggggttgccacagcggatcatctttttattTGGGtccttttggtttattttctATGCTTCCTTTAACATGAGGTACCCATCAGCTGTACGCAGGGGTATCCCAAACATCTCCTGCATTTCACATCACACAGAACAGTTATGATGCTGGCTCTTTTGAATCATATTAGTAGAATTTcatagaaaaaacaataaatcatgTATCTAATTGAGTCCATATGGATATATCTTGTTCAATTTACAAATCCAAAATGCCTCCTTGCACAACAATCGGTTAGCTAAAATCGCCTTGCTGGGGACATAAAAGCAATATCAGAGTACAATTATTGAAACATCTGGAGGCAAGACAGATGTAACCACACTGGATGAACTGGAGTTTACATATAGAAACATATTTAGCAACCATTTTTTGATCAAATTTTGGAATAGATGTCAAAATTGCATATTGTGCCTTGACAGGTTTCTTAATTATAGCTTAATAAGCAATGGTTAGTCCAAGAAGTCAAATATCACAATAGGGAATTTCAGTATGAGAATCACTTGTTAGTGAAATTCTGGGTTAGACAAAAATTGAAAACAGTTTGTGAACACTTTGAAGAAGAAATACTcccgtttttttgttttgtccggCACCTCTTATTTCACTGGTATTAGAAAAGACAAAACACCCTCAAATGTTACTAGTGTTTGCTGCATTCTGATGTCAGTTTATGCAAGTTGTTTTTGGGCTATCCACTATATTTAAGCCTCTAGCTCCAAACCCCCCCTCATTTTTAGTGGATTTGTGGAGGAAATTACACCTTATGATGAAGAGTAAAGCGATAGGTGTCTTTAGCAAGAACGATCAGAATGACCTGAAGTTTTACATGTCACATCAACCAACTTCTATTGGGGAATGAGAGGTGGAAGACGCTCCTTTtcagaaaacttaaaaaaaaaataggaatttgtaatataggcatgtggagttttgttttatagtattttgaggtatatttttgatgtttgattctttactggtggtcatAGCTATGTAAGTCTCacttacattaaaacattaaaaaaaatgacatatttcaaatataagcatgtggggtatgaTTTGAGAACTAAGATTAGTGATtacgaatatgatgttatttttgatttttgatccttcacTAGGGACCTAGCAATTTTTGGACCTCTACCACAGGGTGAAAAAATGGGAAAGTTCAATTACAattgaaaatatttcaattttaatatttcaaatatttgctcTAAGTACTCTTGTTCATTATGTACTTTTACCtcataaagtaaatcattacatttcatgaACACCCTTTATTAGGCCAGCTTAttctaattcagatttttttttattttatgaaaggcATTTATGTGAACGAATACTAACTTAGTTGGATTTGCATTTGAAATTCAGCCAGTGATCCATGATAACCTTTGGTTTTTTTAATATGCTGgagttctatgaggaagcaacaaaagcactTGATCAGAGAGGTGCATATGAGATTATTTGCCTTGAtgttcagaaggcttttgataagacACCACATGAAATGGGTtagtgtcatgtcatgtcattttctaactcgcttaATCCACACCAAGGTCACAGGTTTGAGAGTTGAAGCCAATCCCAgttagcattgggcacaaggcaggaacaaagtcTGAACAGAGAGCCACTCCATcgcagagcaaacacacacacccaggacacactagggacaatttggctTCACCAATTCACtttactgcatgtctttggacattgaGAGGAAGCCACAGCTTGTGGAGAAAACCAACGTAtacacagggtgaacatgcaaactccatacagggagggcATGGGATgaaaggttagtgatcaaactaaaagaagtgggaattaaTTTTGTAGGTGGGTACAAAACTAGCTGAGACACAGGATGTGAAGGGCTGTGGCGAGAGGGACCTTATCAAATTTAGTGATGTTAAAGGGGGTCAGTACTGGGACTACTGCTTTTATGAAAACACAAACTCCCTGGGCAAGAATACGATCAATAAGatgtttaagtttgcagatgatagaagggcagataatgtagaatgagctaaattgttacagagggacttgaacagcatacagAGCTAGGCAGATTTAAGAGGATTTTTGATATAAATTGTAAGCAAATGTAAATGTatcacacataggaagtaaaaagattaaatttgaatatacaatggtgACTTGAAACTTGAAAAGTACCCCTCATGAGAAGGCCCTTGACAGACATCACATCATTAAACACCAGGGTACCTTGGCCAGTATAGCGTTACTGAGACCCAACCCCTGGGACAAGATCTGGGTGTGGCATTTGCTACCAGACCTGGTAGTTGGTCAACCCACATAACAGTGGTGGGCTTAGCCCAAAACAGAGATGTGCAAACATCATGCGAGCTCACCACCTGCAAGATGAATGGTGAGGGTCGGGTGCAATGCTAGTTTAATGGCAGGATTAGCCAAGAAAGACCAAGTTAAAAATCAGAATCAAGAGTCAAAGCAAAACCTCTAAGATTTTATGTGTCTGACTTGTCTTTTAATGTTTCGTTAAAACCGATGGTGAAGCCCctagatgtttatttttttctggggATGCGACTGACTGAGGACCGTCCTTTCTAcgtttatgacatgtgtacctgttgcaatgtacacacttctctctatgctgtggttcctattacattgaaggagTGTCTGACACTGACTGActcagtttgctttcctgggggaagcagctgtcttggaacagaagcttgtcgatgttgcatccctcttttctttctccattgccttttcttgtaagaaatgATGACAAAGtttctctgcaaggtgagccaagaacactcttcttttctcagtggacccttGTATATGCCTCGCACAGTACATGTTTGTTGATCGccaccaggtcaagcttgttatagcacaagcaactggccacctgcatgcttCTGCTCACACTGAACGAGCTCACGCCTTCTGCTGcacgatgtcaacgcagcacagagaaaaaaagaaagggggtctaaaacgtcgagattcatgaaaatcttgaggtagaatttttggacgattacaatactttctctaaGAAAGTAAATCGGccttagggaggtctaaaatgtcgagattcatcgaAAGTTTTGGACGGTTACAATACTTTACCtttacttcgtatatgagaaagtaaaaataacagaaaaaatcctATTTATATTAGAGCTTGCTGTGTTCatgtattaaattatataaaaagtaattaagGACAACATTTAAGCAGTTTTAATAGAGAgactcccctagactttcttgtatactcagatatgggcatgtatatttgaggagtaaaccacaaggcaatgattatatttttatattatgtacattaaagaaccatcgacaacaaatcaaatcaaattagtaatataatgaacaattattatacagtaaaaataaagttgaataaatcagataCATGAATAATAAACTACCACTTCTGGTTAGAGGAAATAGCTGAAAAGTTGATCGAAATCTACATTTTTTACCTAATtacttgtttgcaaaatttggttaacctaagtgaaagcgtactcaagttatcttgttcacacacaagcacacacacaaacagacataattccaaaaatggtatttttggactcaggggggtctaaaacgttgagtttcatcaaaatctcgaggtcgaatttttggatggTTACAATATTTTACCtttactttgtatacgagaaagtaaaaataacagaaaaatcctATTTATATTAGAGCTTGCTGTGTTCATGTATTAAATTATGTAAAAACTAATTaaggacagatggatggacaaCAGTGATTAACTAAAATGACTAttaatttaaagaatattttttgtaatgtctACGATATCTATCATATGATTTTTCTGGATGAAAGGAATAAGGAAACATAACTCACTGTAGCTCTGAATTGTTTCTCTATTTAATTGACTACTGGAGCTTCTTTACTGAGCTTctgttgttttattgtgttttttcctCAGGGCTGACCACCAACTTACAATGTCTGAATCGACTCAGAACTTTTCTTCGGTCAAAGAATTCCTCATTACAGGATTCCCGGGGCTCAGAGACCAAGAAAGTAGAAAAACATTGTTTGGAGTCTTCCTTACAGTATACCTCTTAATTCTTGTAGGAAACCTTCTCTTAGTCTTCATTTTTCTCTCTGATAGGACCCTCCACACCCCTATGTATATACTGGTCTGTGGTCTGGCTGTTCTCGACATTGCCATCACTACTAACACTGTGCCCAGTATGCTAGTCCTGTTCACATTTGGGTACAGAGTCGTGCCATTTGCTGCTTGTTTTACTCAGATGACACTTTGGTTGGGTTTGTTCTCAACTGAATGTTTTCTCCTTGCTCTAATGGCCTATGATCGCTATATAGCCATTTGCAACCCACTTCACTATCCTAATTTAATGTACAACAGTCTGATTGTAAACCTTATTGCCTTCTGTTGGTTGATGGGTTTTCTTTGTGCCATCGTTACTGTGGCTGTTCTTCTTAGACTCTCATTCTGTGGGtctaataaaataattcactGCTTTTGTGACTTTGGATCTTTACtgtttttggcatgtggggacatTCAGATCATTAACTATGTTGCTTTATCTATTGGCTTGAGTGTGCTGTTCATTCCTTTGGCGTTTATCCTTTTCACCTATGTGCAGATAATATTTTCAGTTGTTAAAATTGCCAGTGCTGAAGGAAGAATGAAGGCCTTCTACACTTGTGGCACACACATGCTGGTCATTTCCGTCTTTTTCTTGGCAGCTGGTAGTGAATTTGTCTCAGCCAGAATTCCTGGTACGTCAGTGGATACTCGTATAATGATTCTAATAGTACAAAATGTATTTCCAGCTTTAACAAATCCGATAATTTACTGTTTGAGAACTAaggaaatcagaaaaagttgtattaaaacatttaaaaaaatgaaatgttataaaaGCCCATGAATAGAATTACAGGTTACAGGGGCAGTTATGATAACTTCACTTTTTTCAATGatgtaaataaaatcttaaatcatTACGTGTGTCATGgtcttgttgtttttgttagtatttgttaatgtttttccCTAAACATATCTGTCATGTTGTACTGCATTTAACTCTCCATCAtctctactgtatttatttccctttttctttgttttttatgtatgcTTCATATTATAAAACTTCTTATAAATCTACAGTCTTTAGGTAAAGGTAATGTAATTGagtaaaaaagaacaataaaactttgaaattgtaataatttatttaacaaaaaattaacaaatgccATTTCagtctctggaaaaaaaaatttccctttggCTCTAATTACAGGTATTTCCCCTTCAAGATGATGAGGCTGAGTAGAGGTTCTGAGGCTAAGCATCTGCGCTTGTATCTgggaggttgctggttcaaatctcattactgtcagaagggatcctactctgttgggctgaCCCGGTGCTCTGACCCACCAAAGATCATGTGAAAAGTGAATTTACAAGCTTGTTTAGGGCTACTGTCATGTTGCAACGGTCCACTTTTGGTTGAGCTTCAATCGTCTGGCAGATGGTCTCATGCTAT
Above is a window of Polypterus senegalus isolate Bchr_013 chromosome 2, ASM1683550v1, whole genome shotgun sequence DNA encoding:
- the LOC120524314 gene encoding olfactory receptor 1D2-like translates to MSESTQNFSSVKEFLITGFPGLRDQESRKTLFGVFLTVYLLILVGNLLLVFIFLSDRTLHTPMYILVCGLAVLDIAITTNTVPSMLVLFTFGYRVVPFAACFTQMTLWLGLFSTECFLLALMAYDRYIAICNPLHYPNLMYNSLIVNLIAFCWLMGFLCAIVTVAVLLRLSFCGSNKIIHCFCDFGSLLFLACGDIQIINYVALSIGLSVLFIPLAFILFTYVQIIFSVVKIASAEGRMKAFYTCGTHMLVISVFFLAAGSEFVSARIPAWEPVNRKIV